The Nonlabens spongiae genome contains a region encoding:
- a CDS encoding OmpP1/FadL family transporter, giving the protein MKKIILGCTFICCSLFLNAQSVSEGLLYGMDQMDGTARYRSLGGAFGALGGDLTAMGVNPAGSTVFANNYGAFSLAFDYNKNDALYAGSLATNNNLDLSLNQAGFVFVFENPSAPVNKFSIGFNYDSTRNFDNEVLVRGNTQNSVSGYFLENANGFPLEDLALIRGDFVDDRFIALGETAGFGFPAQVGFLGLNSEVIEAVDPNDLGSVDYLSNTGTGTFAQDFRVADSGYRGKFTVNGGLELDNWLSLGMNLNFHFLDRERLTRVFESNNNADALISEVTYVDSVVSEGAGFSLNLGVFAKMTQGLRLGAAYESPTWFTIEDSQSLRISTFGAGQEVVVDPRVLTLYPAYNLRTPGSWMGSVAYVFGKKGLLSADVQSKNYGNMMFEDDGNFLFLSNNNFIDQNLQNALTYRVGGEYRIKNWSLRGGFVKSESPYENKQIMGDMTGYSAGLGYSWGRFILDAAWATQERDYAERFLDSDFTENAMITNRFTNVIFTLGFNF; this is encoded by the coding sequence ATGAAAAAGATAATTTTAGGCTGCACATTTATTTGCTGCAGCCTTTTTCTTAACGCGCAATCTGTTTCAGAAGGATTGCTTTATGGGATGGATCAAATGGATGGTACAGCCCGCTATCGTAGTTTAGGTGGTGCCTTTGGGGCACTGGGAGGTGATCTTACTGCAATGGGAGTAAACCCAGCAGGTTCAACCGTATTTGCTAATAATTATGGTGCGTTTTCCTTAGCATTTGATTATAATAAAAATGACGCTCTATACGCAGGCTCTCTAGCAACTAATAATAATCTGGATTTAAGCCTGAATCAGGCGGGTTTTGTTTTTGTTTTTGAAAACCCGAGTGCACCGGTCAATAAATTTTCTATTGGGTTCAATTATGATTCTACCAGAAATTTTGATAACGAGGTTCTTGTACGAGGTAATACGCAGAACTCGGTATCCGGTTACTTTCTTGAAAATGCAAATGGTTTCCCACTTGAAGACCTCGCTTTAATAAGAGGTGATTTTGTCGACGATCGATTTATTGCTTTGGGAGAAACTGCAGGTTTTGGATTTCCCGCACAAGTTGGTTTTCTAGGATTAAATTCTGAAGTCATTGAAGCTGTAGATCCTAATGATTTGGGAAGTGTAGACTATCTCTCTAATACAGGAACCGGAACATTTGCTCAAGATTTTAGAGTTGCAGATAGTGGTTATCGTGGAAAATTCACCGTTAATGGAGGTCTAGAGTTAGACAATTGGTTAAGTCTAGGTATGAATCTTAATTTTCATTTCCTAGATAGAGAGCGTTTAACGAGAGTCTTTGAATCTAATAATAACGCTGATGCTTTAATATCTGAGGTAACATATGTGGATTCAGTCGTTAGTGAAGGAGCAGGGTTTTCTTTAAATTTAGGGGTTTTTGCAAAAATGACTCAAGGGCTTAGGTTAGGAGCTGCTTATGAGTCTCCTACTTGGTTCACCATTGAAGATAGTCAGTCTTTGCGAATCTCGACTTTTGGGGCAGGTCAGGAGGTTGTTGTCGACCCTAGAGTTTTAACATTATACCCTGCGTACAACCTAAGGACTCCTGGAAGTTGGATGGGTTCTGTCGCTTATGTTTTTGGCAAAAAGGGCTTGTTGAGTGCCGATGTTCAATCAAAAAATTACGGGAATATGATGTTTGAAGATGACGGAAACTTTCTTTTCTTGAGTAACAATAATTTTATTGACCAAAACCTTCAAAACGCTTTGACCTACAGAGTAGGTGGTGAGTACCGTATAAAAAACTGGTCTTTGAGAGGTGGTTTTGTTAAATCAGAATCTCCTTATGAGAACAAGCAGATTATGGGAGATATGACTGGCTACAGTGCCGGATTGGGCTATTCTTGGGGTAGGTTTATTCTTGATGCGGCCTGGGCGACTCAGGAGCGCGATTATGCTGAGCGCTTTTTAGATTCTGATTTTACGGAAAATGCGATGATCACTAACAGATTCACTAATGTGATATTTACTTTAGGATTTAATTTTTAG
- a CDS encoding DEAD/DEAH box helicase, translated as MKEFSSLQLKIQLSDAIEELGFEQLTPIQEKAYPAISSGRDMMGIAQTGTGKTLGYMLPLLQGLAYSEPTDPRILVLVPTRELVVQVVDNVNAYAKYLNVKTLGIYGGTNINTQKKAVAEGVDVLVATPGRLYDLIVHQSVSMKKCKKVVIDEVDVMLDLGFRFQLNNIFDHLPRKRQNIMISATMTDQIEAFIKSYFKDPQQISVAVSGERLENIEQVSYSVSNFYTKANLIAHLVEDKEEFKKVLVFVDSKRNVDRLFEALPSDLQKETVVIHSNKTQNYRLRSIESFNEGRSRIIISTDVMARGLDLENITHVINVNTPSYPENYIHRIGRTGRADKKGKAILLFTSKEEEYKTAIESLMEFKIPILDFPDAVEINHDLIPEEKPAKRESNNPHKKVEEERGAAFHEKKAKNQKTNQGGSYRREIAKKYKKPKTRGDKNFNRRKKK; from the coding sequence ATGAAAGAATTCTCTTCCCTCCAGCTCAAGATTCAATTATCCGATGCCATTGAGGAGCTAGGTTTTGAACAACTTACTCCTATTCAAGAGAAAGCTTATCCAGCTATTTCTTCTGGTCGCGATATGATGGGAATTGCACAAACGGGTACCGGTAAAACGCTAGGTTACATGTTGCCCTTACTGCAAGGACTTGCCTATTCAGAACCTACTGATCCCAGAATTCTCGTGCTGGTCCCTACTCGGGAACTTGTAGTTCAGGTAGTTGATAATGTAAACGCTTACGCAAAATATCTCAATGTAAAAACCCTAGGAATTTACGGAGGCACTAATATCAATACGCAGAAAAAAGCAGTTGCTGAAGGTGTGGATGTTCTAGTTGCTACACCTGGAAGACTTTATGACCTCATCGTCCATCAATCGGTGAGCATGAAGAAGTGTAAAAAAGTTGTGATTGATGAGGTGGACGTTATGCTGGATCTGGGATTCCGGTTTCAGCTGAATAATATTTTTGACCACCTTCCTAGAAAGAGGCAGAATATCATGATCTCTGCAACGATGACGGATCAGATTGAAGCTTTCATTAAATCGTATTTTAAGGATCCTCAACAAATATCAGTTGCGGTTTCTGGAGAGCGGCTTGAGAATATAGAACAGGTTTCTTATTCAGTCTCAAATTTCTATACTAAAGCAAATCTGATTGCTCATTTAGTGGAAGATAAAGAGGAGTTTAAAAAAGTTCTGGTTTTTGTAGACAGTAAACGCAATGTAGATCGACTGTTTGAAGCACTTCCCAGCGATCTGCAAAAAGAAACCGTGGTGATCCACTCCAATAAAACACAAAATTATCGATTGCGCTCCATTGAATCCTTTAATGAGGGTCGTTCCAGAATCATCATCAGTACCGATGTGATGGCTCGCGGCCTAGATCTGGAAAATATAACCCATGTGATCAACGTAAACACACCGAGTTATCCTGAGAACTATATTCACAGAATAGGAAGAACCGGTCGCGCCGATAAAAAAGGTAAGGCCATCTTACTTTTTACCAGTAAAGAAGAGGAATACAAAACGGCCATCGAATCTTTGATGGAGTTCAAAATACCTATACTAGATTTTCCTGATGCGGTCGAGATCAACCATGATCTCATTCCTGAGGAAAAACCCGCTAAACGGGAGAGCAACAATCCACATAAAAAGGTTGAGGAAGAACGAGGAGCGGCTTTTCATGAGAAAAAGGCTAAGAACCAAAAAACCAACCAGGGAGGAAGTTACCGTAGAGAAATCGCTAAAAAATATAAGAAACCCAAAACCAGAGGCGATAAGAATTTCAACCGGCGCAAGAAGAAGTAA
- a CDS encoding phosphatase PAP2 family protein, with protein sequence MEELIQWDWSATLYLNDWGNDLIDSFFNFITHKLSALPLYFILLFALYRKLDRRSFIISLFAVALLITLSDQVANFFKDNVERLRPFREPDFMNQISKVGRSAGTYGFYSGHASNAVALAAFITLILWRHYKKLVGFTIIWALLVAYSRVYLGVHYLGDVLMGVFMGTFWGVVVYYVFAFAKARFRKQPSSP encoded by the coding sequence ATGGAGGAGTTGATTCAGTGGGACTGGAGCGCTACCCTTTATCTCAATGACTGGGGAAATGACCTGATCGATTCCTTCTTCAATTTCATCACACACAAGCTCTCTGCTCTGCCGCTGTACTTCATCCTATTGTTTGCACTTTACAGGAAACTGGACCGGCGATCTTTTATAATTTCCTTGTTTGCAGTGGCGCTGCTAATCACTCTAAGCGATCAAGTAGCCAATTTTTTTAAGGATAATGTGGAGCGACTAAGGCCATTCCGCGAGCCAGATTTCATGAACCAAATCTCAAAAGTGGGTCGCAGTGCAGGTACTTACGGCTTTTACAGCGGTCATGCCAGCAACGCCGTGGCTCTGGCGGCATTTATTACTTTGATTCTCTGGCGGCATTATAAAAAACTGGTCGGCTTTACAATTATCTGGGCGCTACTTGTGGCGTACAGCCGCGTTTATCTAGGCGTTCACTATCTGGGCGATGTGTTGATGGGTGTGTTTATGGGAACTTTCTGGGGTGTTGTTGTGTATTATGTTTTCGCTTTCGCGAAAGCGAGATTCAGAAAACAACCTTCTTCTCCTTAA
- the meaB gene encoding methylmalonyl Co-A mutase-associated GTPase MeaB, with amino-acid sequence MAANPHINPFSKRYKKELDADQLFQQLRAGSLSALSQAITMVESQAVKDSAFAKAILQQALPHSGKSFRLGITGVPGVGKSTFIETLGKKIVEQGKKLAVLAIDPSSNRSKGSILGDKTRMEELVRSDRAYIRPSPAGKTLGGVARKTREAIILCEAAGYDFIIVETVGVGQSETAVHSMTDFFLLLKLAGAGDDLQGIKRGIMEMADMIAINKADGENATAAKHAVREFKNALHLMPAKDHGYTTQVLKCSGLNDKGVVNILNVIINFKQHSHNNGSFDKRREQQELYWLHQTIEDTLKSRFYSNAAVISKMIEIEKQVILKKLTPFEAAQQLLDIQG; translated from the coding sequence ATGGCGGCAAATCCGCATATCAATCCTTTCAGTAAACGTTATAAAAAAGAACTTGATGCCGATCAACTGTTTCAGCAATTGCGTGCTGGCTCGTTGAGTGCCCTAAGTCAAGCCATAACTATGGTGGAGAGTCAGGCGGTGAAGGATTCCGCTTTCGCGAAAGCGATACTTCAACAGGCTCTACCCCACTCGGGAAAATCCTTCAGGTTAGGGATTACAGGAGTTCCTGGAGTCGGAAAATCTACTTTCATAGAAACGCTGGGTAAAAAAATCGTCGAGCAAGGAAAAAAACTGGCAGTACTTGCGATAGACCCGTCGAGCAATAGATCTAAAGGGAGTATTTTGGGAGACAAAACCCGCATGGAAGAACTGGTACGCAGCGATCGAGCCTACATACGTCCCAGCCCTGCGGGAAAGACATTAGGCGGTGTTGCACGCAAAACCAGAGAAGCTATCATTTTATGCGAAGCAGCTGGTTATGATTTTATCATTGTGGAGACTGTAGGTGTAGGTCAAAGTGAGACCGCAGTTCACAGCATGACCGATTTTTTTCTATTGCTCAAGCTTGCCGGTGCTGGCGATGACCTTCAGGGCATCAAGCGCGGTATCATGGAAATGGCAGATATGATCGCCATCAACAAAGCCGACGGAGAAAATGCCACGGCCGCAAAACATGCGGTAAGAGAGTTTAAAAACGCGTTACACCTCATGCCAGCAAAAGATCACGGCTATACTACACAAGTTCTTAAGTGCAGTGGGCTCAACGATAAAGGTGTGGTCAATATTCTCAACGTAATCATAAACTTCAAACAACACTCACACAACAACGGAAGTTTTGATAAACGCAGGGAACAGCAGGAATTATACTGGCTGCATCAAACCATTGAAGACACTTTAAAATCTCGATTTTATAGCAATGCCGCAGTTATCTCAAAAATGATCGAAATCGAGAAGCAGGTAATCCTCAAAAAGCTGACTCCCTTTGAGGCTGCTCAGCAACTCTTAGATATTCAAGGATGA
- a CDS encoding DUF6438 domain-containing protein: MKYLQILAIVILCASCASTSTDQTIDLQGKWLEKHGADVKNVNTRQDNSEMIPQMPQAFRYNGFQIINDRYDNYTGFQEVVSDSSGGRSLKYYGHLTDYRLSGDSLEIYNPITKKYYLKGVLDVQNDDSVILVKRGDSTRYERQIIENYENFDRIELDASRCFGTCPNFSISISQKGDINFEGKAYTPLKGKYVSQASFPLVDYVFSKFEQQPILKYQDRYEDGGTDQQTITLRFYQAGKLVKTIEDYGTASPQELLWAIQPLKNLYLRDELNWERIQKENN, from the coding sequence ATGAAGTATTTACAGATACTTGCGATCGTTATTTTGTGTGCGAGTTGCGCATCGACCTCAACAGATCAAACGATCGACCTCCAAGGTAAATGGTTGGAAAAACATGGCGCTGATGTAAAAAATGTCAATACCAGACAAGACAATTCCGAAATGATCCCTCAAATGCCACAAGCGTTTAGATATAACGGTTTCCAAATCATCAATGATCGTTATGACAACTACACAGGATTTCAAGAGGTGGTAAGCGATAGTAGTGGTGGAAGAAGTTTAAAATACTATGGACATTTAACTGATTATCGTTTAAGTGGAGATTCACTAGAGATTTACAACCCCATTACAAAAAAATATTATCTGAAAGGAGTTCTCGACGTACAAAATGATGATTCTGTTATCTTAGTTAAACGCGGCGATTCCACAAGGTATGAGCGTCAAATCATTGAAAATTATGAAAATTTTGACCGTATAGAATTAGACGCCTCTAGATGTTTCGGTACTTGTCCCAACTTTTCCATTTCAATCTCTCAGAAAGGTGACATCAATTTTGAAGGGAAAGCCTACACGCCTCTCAAAGGTAAATACGTCTCACAGGCTTCTTTTCCACTGGTCGATTATGTGTTCTCAAAATTTGAGCAGCAACCCATACTCAAATATCAAGACAGGTATGAAGATGGAGGCACTGACCAGCAGACCATTACCCTCAGATTCTATCAGGCAGGAAAGCTAGTCAAAACCATAGAGGATTATGGAACCGCGTCGCCACAAGAACTTCTTTGGGCAATACAGCCGCTTAAAAATCTTTACCTACGCGATGAACTGAATTGGGAACGCATTCAAAAAGAAAACAACTAA
- a CDS encoding DUF3140 domain-containing protein — MIDNSKDEIYDEFYDAVNMTPSEIEDWLETDKLKEVGVDSGDGESKGRKSAKKIIKIKRKKKDELTDTNYDHMQKVVGYVNRHKAQKPDSDIKESDWRYSLKNWGHDPCKEMDC; from the coding sequence ATGATCGACAATTCAAAAGATGAGATCTACGATGAATTTTATGATGCGGTAAACATGACTCCCAGCGAGATTGAAGACTGGCTAGAGACTGATAAGTTAAAGGAAGTAGGTGTGGACAGCGGCGATGGCGAATCAAAAGGCCGCAAAAGCGCCAAAAAGATCATCAAGATCAAACGCAAAAAGAAGGACGAACTTACAGATACGAATTACGACCACATGCAAAAAGTTGTAGGCTACGTGAACCGCCATAAAGCCCAGAAACCCGATAGCGATATCAAAGAAAGTGACTGGAGATACAGTCTCAAGAATTGGGGGCATGACCCCTGCAAGGAGATGGATTGCTGA